One window of Magallana gigas chromosome 2, xbMagGiga1.1, whole genome shotgun sequence genomic DNA carries:
- the LOC105320750 gene encoding uncharacterized protein, whose translation MGSDESCVCFIVGGGIVVVGGLLVILLPMSFSGLEYYEYGFVKQKSTGSVKLDSVYSFGKHFIGPDYEFKVFQADAHHLTLQNIKAFTSDRLEVKVTVHLQYYLRKDDLPALHRRFDLDYESVMINSAIDAVKGAITIYTTRELISERVKVEEDLFKAVRERLGGTCCQADCKSWLYACPPGCKSVDRCTENDKGVFADVKFFQMGQVFIPTDVEERFLRQLTLKEDSEKEKLLQKAQVERKITSSQVQKIKNQALETREEAQAQSNLIKITSSANYTVTIEQARGLGLTTLYRELNISTQGHKNSFDYLRTLRGLDNVWLTVDFNQRIVGGFGGN comes from the exons ATGGGGTCAGACGAGAGCTGTGTGTGTTTTATCGTAGGGGGAGGTATCGTAGTGGTGGGAGGACTCCTGGTCATACTGTTACCAATGAGCTTCAGTGGACTAGAATATTATGAG TATGGATTTGTCAAACAGAAAAGCACAGGGAGTGTTAAACTGGATTCTGTCTACTCATTTGGGAAACATTTCATTGGTCCAGACTATGAGTTCAAAGTGTTCCAGGCGGATGCCCATCACTTAACTCTACAAAACATCAAAGCCTTCACTTCAGACCGACTGGAG GTAAAGGTGACAGTGCATCTACAGTATTACCTGAGGAAAGACGACCTGCCTGCTTTGCACAGAAGATTTGATCTTGACTATGAAAGTGTGATGATTAACAGTGCCATTGATGCTGTCAAA GGAGCTATTACAATTTACACCACCAGGGAGCTGATTTCGGAGAGGGTTAAGGTGGAGGAGGATTTATTCAAGGCCGTCCGGGAACGTCTGGGGGGCACCTGCTGCCAGGCGGACTGTAAATCCTGGCTGTACG CCTGCCCCCCAGGGTGTAAGAGTGTGGATCGCTGTACAGAAAATGACAAAGGGGTGTTTGCAGATGTCAAATTCTTCCAGATGGGTCAGGTTTTTATACCAACTGATGTGGAGGAGAGATTCTTGAGACAGCTGACGCTGAAAGAGGACTCTGAGAAAGAGAAACTTCTACAGAAGGCTCAGGTGGAAAGGAAAATCACTTCCTCTCAG GTTCAGAAAATCAAGAACCAGGCTCTAGAGACGAGGGAAGAGGCCCAGGCTCAGTCAAACCTCATCAAAATCACATCCAGTGCCAACTACACTGTCACTATTGAGCAGGCTCGTGGTCTGGGGCTGACCACTCTGTACCGTGAGCTCAACATCTCCACCCAAGGACACAAAAACAGCTTTGATTATCTCCGCACTCTTAGAGGCCTAGATAATGTCTGGTTAACTGTCGATTTTAACCAAAGGATTGTGGGAGGATTTGGAGGCAACTGA
- the LOC105320748 gene encoding cell division control protein 6 homolog, giving the protein METRVQRKLEFQVKKSTRSTRAKQRAQNRYNDESPRKRCSDDENDIGLALKCSPTKKSKENLDSPRRCGETPTRSGLRTKLYSMQLTDCENIPSSKTKPKVADQVVSSPIRVKPIKTAPIEKENVKSPLKEKASKKADKENTPVKKLPGIGKVQPSPARKQILADNEKPVSPVLKLQRPSGQAYHRAKQTFHTAKPDRLIGREKEVEEISQFVRDRVSQKTSGSLYISGAPGTGKTASLSHILDNVKASHSCKSLYLNCMTLKDSATVYGKLYTDLTGKSPPSAKDRLRAVEKCLTASGPSIIMVLDEIDQLESKNQEILYTIFEWPSLLKSRLVLIGIANALDLTDRILPRLQARPNCKPQLLNFAPYSRDQIAAILHDRLKMLEKDGVLVMEPSAVQFCARKISAVAGDMRKALDVCRRAVEMVEHEVKAQQVLKISSAGCPNSPNKNDPPLKKIGVMQISKVISEVYGSSSAANSQESIPLQQKLIVCTLLLVVKQGKLKEVTMGKLHDTYTKVCRKRQMAAVDYSEYQGIISLLETRGITATKKIKEGRMAKVTLKLDEKELEHTLQDKVLMSTILQDGLP; this is encoded by the exons ATGGAAACCCGAGTACAAAGAAAGTTAGAATTTCAAGTCAAGAAGTCAACTCGATCCACAAGGGCCAAACAAAGAGCTCAGAACCGATATAACGATGAATCGCCAAGAAAAAGATGCAGTGATG ATGAAAATGATATTGGGTTAGCACTAAAATGTTCTCCAACCAAGAAATCAAAGGAAAACTTAGATTCCCCAAGGAGATGTGGAGAAACACCTACACGCTCTGGTTTACGAACAAAACTGTACTCTATGCAGCTAACAG attgtgAAAATATTCCTTCATCTAAGACTAAGCCCAAGGTTGCAGATCAGGTTGTTTCCTCTCCAATCAGAGTAAAACCCATTAAAACGGCACCAATAG AAAAGGAGAATGTGAAATCTCCATTGAAGGAAAAGGCGAGTAAAAAGGCAGACAAGGAAAACACACCTGTAAAAAAACTACCAG GGATTGGTAAAGTTCAACCTTCACCAGCTAGAAAACAAATCTTGGCAGACAATGAAAAACCAGTTTCTCCTGTACTCAAACTTCAGCGACCAAGTG GGCAAGCCTATCATAGAGCCAAGCAGACCTTTCACACAGCTAAACCAGATCGTTTGATTGGACGGGAAAAAGAGGTGGAAGAGATCAGTCAGTTTGTCAGAGATCGTGTGTCACAAAAGACCTCAGGCAGTCTGTATATATCCGGGGCCCCTGGAACAGGCAAAACTGCATCACTATCCCACATTTTGGACAATGTAAAA GCATCACACAGCTGTAAGAGTTTGTACTTAAACTGCATGACACTTAAAGACTCAGCAACAGTATATGGCAAGCTGTACACAGACTTAACAGGAAAGTCTCCACCATCAGCAAAGGACCGACTCAGGGCTGTAGAAAAATGTCTGACTGCAAGTGGACCaagcat CATCATGGTATTAGATGAGATTGATCAGTTAGAAAGCAAAAATCAAGAAATTTTGTACACAATATTTGAGTGGCCATCTTTGTTAAAATCCCGTCTTGTTTTGATTG GCATTGCCAATGCCCTTGACCTGACAGACAGGATTCTACCCCGATTACAAGCCAGGCCAAACTGTAAGCCCCAGCTGTTGAACTTTGCACCGTACAGCAGAGATCAGATTGCAGCTATATTGCACGACAGATTAAAAATG CTGGAAAAGGATGGAGTGTTGGTAATGGAGCCCAGTGCTGTTCAGTTTTGTGCCAGGAAGATATCTGCAGTTGCTGGAGACATGAGAAAAGCATTGGATGTTTGTAGAAGAGCTGTAGAGATGGTAGAGCATGAAGTGAAAGCACAGCAGGTGCTCAAGATTTCCAGTGCAG GTTGCCCAAACAGTCCAAACAAAAATGATCCTCCCTTGAAGAAAATAGGAGTAATGCAAATTTCTAAGGTTATATCAGAAGTTTATGGGTCAAGTTCAGCCGCCAACAGTCAGGAAAGCATTCCATTACAACAGAAACTGATTGTGTGCACACTGCTCCTGGTGGTAAAACAAGGAAAGTTAAAGGAAGTCACCATGGGCAAG CTACATGATACATATACCAAGGTGTGTAGAAAGAGGCAGATGGCTGCCGTGGATTACTCTGAGTACCAGGGAATTATCAGCCTGCTAGAGACTCGGGGCATCACGGCCACCAAAAAAATCAAGGAAGGCAGAATGGCCAAg GTGACACTTAAGCTGGATGAGAAGGAATTGGAGCACACCCTACAGGACAAAGTTTTAATGTCTACAATTCTACAAGATGGACTGCCATAG
- the LOC105320749 gene encoding 2',5'-phosphodiesterase 12 — MSLSIGRQLYLSTGLFINRLTVLAIRRNMASSVITVQSAPETNKMTVEFNYSHKGANSKQFRMERLKEEEIGQTLSRLKNSIASKFLKRKRKKNEAEQEEEEVQLKFRVNGVEVDTESKMCVSDVLKHGSEVCINEQKYQVSVNPPTAVKIDLPKSIMSGFPVFPKVQLLFANSSDCEYRWNRVHKNHHNISLSEQKEATKLLSNKLMYAPTNDDIDSKLEFTCVPKCGDRSGVPVSVISKVEVEAGPGICPFETRHIYTADLTDSSSFRVMTYNILADVFADSEFTRTELYPYCAPYALSIDYRKQLLMKEILGYNADIICLQEVDEKVFTKFLLPALELNGFSGVYKMKSGKVKEGEALFYRTSKFKMISEHNIDLTDTLEEDGCRDIKEKVVKYQDVYEFYKKRKNILQVCVLESLADPQKKLCVANTHLFFHRDYSYIRVLQGVVSMRHLEMVMNSYKEKGDSISLVFCGDFNASPESALHGFLTKSQIIPGEYKLRVKDTGEEVTSFDFTHSFNLSSACGYPEYTNYVGAFQGHLDYVFVDQTLEVVSVVPTPDHELVTQHRALPSVVFPSDHIAQICVMKWK, encoded by the exons ATGTCTCTTTCTATAGGAAGGCAATTGTACTTAAGTACAGGTTTATTTATCAACAGATTGACAGTATTAGCCATTCGGCGGAACATGGCATCGTCTGTTATTACTGTGCAGTCTGCCCCAGAAACCAATAAGATGACAGTGGAGTTTAACTATTCCCACAAAGGTGCAAATTCCAAACAATTCCGTATGGAGAGATTGAAGGAGGAAGAAATTGGTCAGACTTTATCACGATTGAAAAACTCGATAGcgtctaaatttttgaaaagaaagagaaagaaaaacgAAGCAGAACAAGAAGAAGAAGAGGTTCAGTTAAAGTTCAGAGTTAATGGTGTAGAGGTTGACACAGAGAGCAAAATGTGTGTATCTGATGTTTTGAAACATGGGTCAGAAGTATGTATCAATGAACAGAAGTATCAGGTATCTGTCAATCCCCCCACAGCGGTCAAAATTGACCTTCCTAAAAGTATCATGTCAGGATTTCCCGTGTTCCCAAAGGTCCAACTGTTGTTTGCAAACTCCTCTGACTGTGAATACCGCTGGAATAGGGTTCACAAAAATCACCATAATATTAGCCTCTCTGAGCAAAAAGAGGCTACCaaacttttatcaaacaaaCTAATGTATGCACCAACCAATGATGACATTGACTCCAAGTTAGAGTTCACCTGTGTTCCTAAATGTGGGGACAGGTCTGGAGTACCAGTGTCAGTGATCAGTAAAGTTGAGGTGGAAGCTGGACCAGGGATATGTCCATTTGAAACAAGACACATTTACACTGCAGATCTGACAGATAGTTCAAG TTTCAGAGTGATGACCTACAATATTTTAGCAGATGTATTTGCTGACTCTGAATTCACCAGAACAGAACTGTACCCTTACTGTGCTCCATATGCATTGTCCATAGATTACAGAAAACAGCTGCTGATGAAGGAAATTCTTG GGTACAATGCTGATATCATTTGCCTACAAGAAGTTGATGAGAAGGTGTTTACGAAATTCTTGCTGCCAGCCCTTGAATTGAATGGTTTCTCTGGAGTGTACAAGATGAAGTCAGGAAAAGTAAAGGAAGGAGAGGCTCTGTTTTACAGGACATCCAAGTTTAA GATGATCAGTGAACACAACATTGACTTAACAGACACTCTGGAGGAGGATGGCTGTAGGGATATCAAGGAGAAAGTGGTCAAATATCAGGACGTCTacgagttttacaaaaaaagaaagaatatcCTACAA GTATGTGTGCTGGAATCCCTGGCTGACCCCCAGAAGAAGCTGTGTGTGGCCAACACCCACCTGTTCTTCCACAGGGACTACAGCTACATCCGGGTTCTACAGGGGGTGGTCAGCATGAGACACCTAGAGATGGTGATGAACAGTTACAAGGAAAAG GGAGACAGCATTTCCTTGGTCTTCTGTGGGGATTTCAATGCAAGCCCTGAGAGTGCTCTACATGGATTCCTGACCAAAAGTCAAATTATTCCAGGGGAATACAAACTCAGAGTTAAAG ACACTGGAGAGGAAGTGACCAGCTTTGATTTCACTCACAGTTTTAATCTGTCCAGTGCCTGTGGTTATCCCGAGTACACAAACTATGTGGGGGCATTCCAGGGACACCTGGACTACGTGTTTGTGGACCAGACCCTGGAGGTAGTCAGTGTGGTTCCCACCCCGGACCATGAACTGGTGACCCAGCATAGAGCCCTGCCCAGTGTTGTGTTCCCCTCAGACCATATAGCTCAGATTTGTGTAATGAAATGGAAGTAA